From the genome of Thermoflexus hugenholtzii, one region includes:
- a CDS encoding ABC transporter ATP-binding protein — MDVVLETRGLTRTFGRVVAADDVNVQIRSGERVGLVGPNGAGKTTFLNLITGYVRPNRGRILYRGTDITGLPPRVITRMGIVRSFQIPQLYPGLTVLENLLLAIAARSGRGLDFWGPLGREHAVAEAMELLGAFQLADYAWRPVGELPEGGRKLLDVAMALALRPTVLLMDEPTSGVSTQDKFGVMEVLMEVLGRAGVTTLFVEHDMEVVYRYAERVLVFHNGRVVADGDPQALFADAQIRRAVLGWE, encoded by the coding sequence ATGGACGTGGTCCTGGAAACGCGGGGTCTGACCCGAACCTTCGGCCGGGTGGTGGCCGCGGACGACGTGAACGTGCAGATCCGCTCCGGGGAGCGGGTGGGCCTGGTGGGGCCCAACGGGGCCGGCAAGACCACGTTCCTCAACCTGATCACCGGCTACGTGCGCCCGAACCGGGGCCGCATCCTGTATCGGGGGACGGACATCACCGGGCTCCCGCCTCGGGTCATCACCCGCATGGGCATCGTGCGCTCCTTCCAGATCCCCCAGCTTTATCCCGGGCTGACCGTTCTGGAGAACCTCCTGCTGGCCATCGCCGCCCGCTCCGGTCGCGGGCTGGACTTCTGGGGGCCGCTGGGGCGGGAACACGCGGTGGCCGAGGCGATGGAGCTTCTGGGTGCCTTCCAGCTCGCCGACTATGCGTGGCGGCCGGTGGGGGAGTTGCCGGAAGGGGGGCGGAAGCTCCTGGACGTGGCCATGGCGCTGGCCCTGCGGCCGACGGTGCTGCTGATGGACGAGCCCACCAGCGGGGTGAGCACCCAGGACAAATTCGGGGTCATGGAGGTCCTGATGGAAGTCCTGGGGCGCGCCGGGGTGACGACCCTCTTCGTGGAGCACGACATGGAGGTGGTGTATCGCTACGCCGAGCGGGTGCTGGTTTTCCATAACGGCCGCGTGGTGGCGGACGGCGATCCGCAGGCCCTTTTCGCCGACGCCCAGATCCGCCGCGCGGTGCTGGGATGGGAGTAA
- a CDS encoding ABC transporter substrate-binding protein codes for MKGFRLLWIVAFVLAACAPAATPTPTAAPSPTPAPATPTPPPPAPTPTPTPKVPGVTADTIRLGMICALSGPVSTIGKPLARGMEAYFRWVNDQGGIHGRKIDLRIEDDQYNPANTVAAAKKLVEQDEVFAIVRPLGTATTAAILDYTIEKGVPVVGVASGSSLWSKPFKKTVFGIQPTYELEGRLMAKYAVEELKAKRIAVFYQNDAFGKEGAESFVAALKARGIEPVAMVPYEVTEKDFSAHALKLQQANPDLVFVYAIQVPAASLLKEAQKIGFKPKWLMTYVLADPILLALAGDAAEGVYAGAWLVDPENAPEAAKYREVLTKYFPDEKPGGYSISSYAVAEIIVEALKRAGPDLTREKFIAALESLKNFTTGLTPPFSYSETEHQGIKQIAIVQVQKGRWVPVTGFFGE; via the coding sequence ATGAAAGGTTTCCGCCTGCTGTGGATCGTGGCATTCGTGCTGGCGGCCTGCGCGCCGGCGGCGACCCCCACGCCCACCGCCGCGCCCTCTCCGACGCCGGCGCCGGCCACGCCGACGCCCCCGCCGCCCGCCCCCACCCCCACTCCGACCCCCAAGGTTCCCGGGGTCACCGCCGATACCATCCGGCTGGGAATGATCTGCGCCCTCTCGGGTCCGGTCTCCACCATCGGCAAGCCGCTGGCGCGGGGGATGGAGGCTTACTTCCGCTGGGTGAACGATCAGGGAGGCATCCACGGGCGCAAGATCGACCTGCGGATCGAGGACGATCAATACAACCCGGCCAACACCGTGGCGGCCGCCAAGAAGCTGGTGGAGCAGGACGAGGTCTTCGCCATCGTCCGACCTCTGGGCACCGCCACCACCGCCGCCATCCTGGATTACACCATCGAGAAGGGCGTCCCGGTGGTGGGCGTGGCCTCCGGCTCCTCCCTGTGGTCGAAGCCGTTCAAGAAGACGGTCTTCGGCATCCAGCCTACCTATGAGCTGGAGGGGCGGCTGATGGCCAAATACGCGGTGGAGGAGCTGAAGGCGAAGCGCATCGCCGTCTTCTACCAGAACGACGCCTTCGGCAAGGAGGGGGCGGAGAGCTTCGTGGCGGCCCTGAAGGCCCGGGGGATCGAGCCGGTGGCCATGGTCCCCTATGAGGTGACGGAGAAGGATTTCAGCGCCCACGCCCTCAAGCTCCAGCAGGCCAACCCGGATCTCGTCTTCGTCTACGCCATCCAGGTGCCGGCGGCCAGCCTGCTGAAGGAGGCCCAGAAGATCGGCTTCAAGCCCAAGTGGCTGATGACCTACGTGCTGGCCGATCCCATCCTGCTGGCCCTGGCCGGCGACGCGGCGGAGGGGGTCTACGCGGGGGCCTGGCTGGTGGATCCGGAGAACGCCCCGGAGGCGGCGAAATACCGGGAGGTGCTGACCAAATACTTCCCGGACGAGAAACCCGGCGGCTACAGCATCTCCTCCTACGCGGTGGCGGAGATCATCGTCGAGGCCCTGAAGCGGGCCGGGCCGGACCTCACCCGGGAGAAGTTCATCGCCGCCCTGGAGTCGTTGAAGAACTTCACCACCGGCCTCACCCCGCCTTTCAGCTACAGCGAGACCGAACACCAGGGCATCAAGCAGATCGCCATCGTCCAGGTCCAGAAAGGGCGCTGGGTGCCCGTCACCGGCTTCTTCGGCGAGTGA
- a CDS encoding ABC transporter substrate-binding protein, translating to MGLSERAIRIGALYALSGAAAAYGASARQGLELAAEEINAAGGLLGRPVELLIEDEKNPAHAVEVVRRMARELGVRLFIGIDSSAVAEAVVPLLPELRCVLMVTHAASPRITGELFNPYVFRCSINVAQNARAGALLVAPLPYATWTTLGPDYSFGYFSWAYFSRFLRELKPEAELLPEGIFHPPGAEDLTPWIRQAMRSGAEALWISSWGGDLVRLIRQGQALGLFRRCAVFMELGAALEVLEALGNEMPQGLWVGTRYWFRWPDTPENRRFVEAYFRRYGRYPSYNAQNAYLGLRLLAGAIRRAGTLEPEGLIPYLEGIGYEAPMGRIMLRREDHQVVADVVWGETKSHPDYPFRILDPIWTFPGEAITPPPEVGIF from the coding sequence ATGGGCCTCTCGGAGCGAGCCATCCGCATCGGCGCCCTGTATGCCCTCTCCGGGGCGGCCGCCGCCTATGGGGCCTCCGCGCGGCAGGGCCTGGAGCTGGCGGCGGAGGAGATCAACGCCGCCGGCGGCCTCCTGGGGCGGCCGGTGGAGCTGCTCATCGAGGACGAGAAAAACCCCGCCCACGCCGTGGAGGTCGTCCGCCGCATGGCCCGAGAGCTCGGGGTCCGCCTGTTCATCGGCATCGACTCCAGCGCCGTCGCCGAGGCGGTGGTCCCCTTGCTCCCGGAGCTCCGGTGCGTGCTGATGGTCACGCATGCCGCCAGCCCTCGCATCACCGGCGAGCTCTTCAACCCCTATGTGTTCCGCTGCAGCATCAATGTGGCCCAGAACGCCCGGGCGGGCGCCCTTCTGGTGGCCCCTTTGCCGTATGCCACATGGACCACTCTGGGCCCGGATTATTCCTTCGGTTACTTCTCCTGGGCCTATTTCTCTCGCTTCCTGCGGGAGCTCAAACCGGAGGCCGAGCTCCTCCCCGAAGGGATCTTCCATCCGCCGGGGGCGGAAGACCTCACCCCCTGGATCCGGCAGGCGATGCGCTCGGGGGCGGAGGCCCTCTGGATCTCCTCGTGGGGCGGCGACCTGGTCCGCCTGATCCGCCAGGGGCAGGCCCTGGGGCTGTTCCGGCGCTGCGCGGTCTTTATGGAGCTGGGGGCCGCTCTGGAGGTGCTGGAGGCCCTGGGGAACGAGATGCCCCAGGGGCTGTGGGTGGGCACGCGTTACTGGTTTCGGTGGCCGGACACCCCGGAGAACCGGCGCTTCGTCGAGGCTTACTTCCGGCGCTACGGCCGCTATCCCAGCTACAACGCCCAGAACGCCTACCTGGGCCTCCGCCTGCTGGCCGGGGCGATCCGGCGGGCCGGGACGCTGGAGCCGGAAGGCCTGATCCCTTACCTGGAGGGGATCGGCTACGAGGCCCCCATGGGTCGGATCATGCTGCGCCGGGAGGACCATCAGGTGGTGGCGGATGTGGTCTGGGGGGAGACCAAGTCCCATCCGGACTATCCCTTTCGCATCCTGGATCCCATCTGGACGTTCCCGGGCGAGGCCATCACCCCGCCCCCGGAGGTGGGGATCTTTTGA
- a CDS encoding branched-chain amino acid ABC transporter permease has product METALIILTDGLVYASWLFLISAGLTLIYGVLRILNLAHGSLYALGAYAAASVVLLYFDRGLWPMGSYLALLGAALLVGAVAGPLIERGLLRWIYGRDPVYQLLATYALFLILEDLMKLVWGVNPYYAYKPYGLLGIIRLGGIPYPGYSFLLLGVALLAGGSLYFFIRGTRIGRLVVAMIHDPEISAAMGVNVPRVSLLTFTLGAVLAALGGAFTAPMISVVPGLSVEVIVLAFAVVVIGGLGSLEGSAVGALLVGLVRSLMVHRIPELELFAIYLVMAMVLLLRPHGLFGMEEVRRV; this is encoded by the coding sequence ATGGAGACGGCGCTGATCATCCTGACGGATGGGCTGGTGTATGCCTCGTGGCTCTTTCTGATCTCCGCGGGGCTCACCCTGATCTACGGGGTGCTGCGGATCCTGAACCTGGCCCATGGCAGCCTTTACGCGCTGGGGGCCTACGCGGCCGCCTCCGTGGTGCTCCTTTACTTTGACCGGGGGCTTTGGCCCATGGGGAGCTATCTGGCCCTGCTGGGGGCCGCCCTGCTGGTGGGAGCGGTCGCCGGCCCCCTCATCGAGCGAGGGCTGTTGCGGTGGATTTACGGACGCGATCCCGTCTACCAGCTCCTGGCCACCTACGCCCTCTTCCTGATCCTGGAAGATCTCATGAAGCTCGTGTGGGGGGTGAACCCCTATTACGCCTACAAGCCCTACGGGTTGCTGGGGATCATCCGGCTGGGGGGCATCCCGTATCCGGGCTACAGCTTCCTGTTGCTCGGGGTCGCGTTGCTGGCCGGCGGATCGCTTTATTTCTTCATCCGCGGCACCCGCATCGGCCGGCTGGTGGTGGCGATGATCCACGATCCTGAGATCAGCGCCGCGATGGGTGTGAATGTCCCCCGGGTTTCCTTGCTCACCTTCACCCTGGGGGCTGTCCTGGCCGCCTTAGGGGGCGCCTTCACCGCCCCGATGATCTCCGTGGTCCCCGGCCTCTCCGTAGAGGTGATTGTCCTCGCCTTCGCGGTGGTGGTGATCGGGGGGCTGGGGAGCCTGGAAGGCTCGGCGGTCGGCGCCCTCCTGGTGGGGCTGGTCCGCTCCCTGATGGTGCACCGGATCCCGGAGCTGGAGCTCTTCGCCATCTATCTCGTTATGGCGATGGTGCTGCTCCTTCGGCCGCACGGCCTGTTCGGGATGGAGGAGGTGCGACGGGTATGA
- a CDS encoding ABC transporter substrate-binding protein has protein sequence MCPSRWLRSGVILAFLMGACAPAATPTPTPPPAPPTPTAAAPAPSPTPVPAGPTPTAAPPTPTPAVPGAPAALKIGIVTFLSGPAASPFGVPARNAAEVLIENLNAGKAPKPYDQKGIGGVPIRAIYIDEAGGAEKQVAEFRRLVLEEKVDLVIGYISSADCLAVAPVAEELKTLTVLFDCGTNQIFEERDYRYVFRTHAHQVIENVGAARYILRMKPNLRSIAGINQNYAWGQDSWAAFRDSVRKLKPDVQVVGEHFPKLYAGEYSTELSALLAARPEVVHSSFWGGDLEAFVIQAAPRGFFQQTMAILTTGDTILPRLGRDVTKGIVIAARGPHGALAPKTPLNDWFVKIYKDRYVVRPVYPSYHIAQAILGVKAAYEKAIAANGGKWPTVDQVIAAFEHLEFETPSGIIRMALGKGHQAVEPVVLGITGDFDPATGEVKLTDVVEFPAECVNPPDGMKTPDWIAQGFPGAKCP, from the coding sequence ATGTGTCCGAGTCGCTGGTTGCGGAGCGGAGTGATCCTGGCCTTTCTGATGGGGGCGTGCGCCCCAGCGGCCACGCCGACCCCCACGCCGCCTCCGGCACCGCCCACGCCGACGGCGGCGGCTCCTGCGCCGAGCCCCACCCCGGTGCCGGCCGGCCCGACCCCGACGGCGGCACCCCCCACGCCGACCCCCGCCGTCCCCGGGGCCCCGGCCGCCCTCAAGATCGGCATCGTGACCTTCCTCTCCGGCCCGGCGGCCTCGCCCTTCGGGGTGCCCGCCCGCAACGCCGCGGAGGTCCTGATCGAGAACCTCAACGCCGGCAAGGCGCCCAAGCCTTACGACCAGAAGGGGATCGGCGGCGTGCCCATCCGGGCGATCTACATAGACGAAGCCGGCGGCGCGGAGAAGCAGGTGGCGGAGTTCCGCCGTCTGGTGCTGGAGGAGAAGGTGGACCTGGTCATCGGCTACATCTCCAGCGCCGACTGCCTGGCGGTGGCCCCGGTGGCCGAGGAGCTCAAGACCCTCACCGTGCTCTTTGACTGCGGCACCAACCAGATCTTCGAGGAACGGGATTACCGCTACGTCTTCCGGACCCACGCCCATCAGGTGATCGAGAACGTCGGCGCCGCCCGCTACATCCTGCGGATGAAGCCGAACCTCCGCAGCATCGCAGGGATCAATCAGAACTACGCCTGGGGGCAGGACTCCTGGGCCGCCTTCCGCGATTCCGTCCGCAAGCTCAAGCCGGATGTGCAGGTGGTCGGGGAGCACTTCCCCAAGCTGTATGCCGGCGAGTATTCGACGGAGCTCTCCGCCCTGCTCGCCGCCCGCCCCGAGGTGGTCCACTCCAGCTTCTGGGGCGGTGATCTCGAGGCCTTTGTGATCCAGGCCGCCCCTCGCGGCTTCTTCCAGCAGACGATGGCCATCCTGACCACCGGGGACACCATCCTCCCCCGCCTGGGCCGGGATGTCACGAAGGGCATCGTGATCGCCGCCCGGGGCCCCCACGGGGCCCTGGCCCCGAAGACGCCCCTCAACGACTGGTTCGTGAAGATCTACAAGGACCGCTATGTGGTCCGCCCGGTCTATCCCTCCTACCACATCGCCCAGGCCATCCTGGGCGTGAAGGCGGCCTATGAGAAGGCCATCGCCGCCAACGGCGGGAAGTGGCCGACGGTGGATCAGGTGATCGCCGCCTTCGAGCATCTGGAGTTCGAGACCCCCAGCGGGATCATCCGCATGGCCCTGGGGAAGGGCCATCAGGCGGTGGAGCCCGTGGTCCTGGGGATCACCGGGGACTTCGATCCGGCGACCGGGGAGGTGAAGCTCACGGATGTCGTGGAGTTCCCCGCGGAGTGCGTGAACCCGCCCGACGGGATGAAGACCCCCGACTGGATCGCCCAGGGGTTCCCCGGGGCGAAGTGCCCGTAA
- a CDS encoding alpha/beta fold hydrolase — protein MHYVDRGAGEEVVLFVHGWLSSHRWWLPVLDRLPSGVRGYAVDLRGAGESEPAPGGHTLAGYAADLHAFAEALGLPPFFLVGHSMGGGVALRYALDHPERVKGLMLVNPLAPFGTRTDPQMDAWVRAQQGNPEGIRAMVQLAFATPPAPEVMEALVADALRWGPAAYFDTLDDMARFHVVDLLPGLKVPTLVLWGDRDVVIPFEGIVELFTRIPGCGLEIWHGVGHSPVMERPDAFIALLERFLREVKEKQ, from the coding sequence ATGCATTATGTGGACCGGGGGGCCGGCGAGGAGGTGGTCCTCTTCGTTCACGGGTGGCTGAGCAGCCACCGCTGGTGGCTGCCGGTCCTGGACCGGCTGCCTTCGGGCGTTCGCGGCTACGCCGTCGACCTGCGCGGGGCCGGGGAGTCGGAGCCGGCCCCCGGCGGGCATACCCTGGCCGGCTACGCGGCGGATCTCCACGCCTTCGCCGAGGCCCTCGGGCTGCCTCCCTTCTTTCTCGTGGGCCACTCAATGGGAGGCGGCGTCGCCCTGCGCTACGCCCTGGATCACCCGGAGCGTGTAAAGGGCCTCATGCTGGTCAACCCTCTGGCCCCCTTCGGCACCCGCACGGATCCCCAGATGGACGCCTGGGTGCGGGCGCAGCAGGGCAACCCGGAGGGGATCCGGGCGATGGTCCAGCTGGCCTTCGCCACCCCGCCGGCCCCGGAGGTGATGGAGGCCCTGGTGGCCGACGCCCTGCGCTGGGGGCCGGCCGCCTACTTCGACACCCTGGATGATATGGCCCGTTTCCACGTGGTGGATCTCCTCCCGGGGCTGAAGGTGCCCACCCTGGTGCTGTGGGGGGATCGGGACGTGGTGATCCCCTTCGAGGGGATTGTGGAGCTGTTCACCCGCATCCCGGGCTGCGGGCTGGAGATCTGGCACGGCGTCGGCCACTCCCCGGTCATGGAACGCCCTGACGCCTTCATCGCCCTGCTGGAGCGGTTCCTCCGGGAGGTGAAGGAGAAGCAATGA
- a CDS encoding ABC transporter ATP-binding protein, producing the protein MLELEDVRVSLQGFPILRGVSLQALPGQITGLVGRNGAGKTTTLRTIMGLVPLQGGSLRLGGQDLRPLPAHRRAALGIGYMPEDRRLIGPLTVEENLLLPAWAIGLPGAPERLRWVYERMPEVAELAGRRAAQLSGGQQKLVALARALMHGTRLLLLDEPFEGLAPAMALRLREILRGLRTEGMAILVAESDLHRVSALAERIYTIERGEIQDPGGGGE; encoded by the coding sequence ATGCTGGAGCTCGAGGACGTGCGCGTCTCCCTGCAGGGCTTCCCGATCCTGCGGGGCGTGAGCCTGCAGGCCCTCCCGGGCCAGATCACGGGCCTGGTGGGCCGCAACGGGGCCGGCAAAACCACCACCCTGCGGACCATCATGGGGCTGGTCCCGCTCCAGGGCGGGAGCCTCCGCCTGGGGGGACAGGATCTCCGTCCCCTCCCTGCCCATCGACGGGCCGCCCTGGGGATCGGCTACATGCCGGAGGACCGCCGGCTGATCGGGCCGCTGACGGTGGAGGAGAACCTGTTGCTGCCGGCGTGGGCCATCGGCCTCCCTGGGGCTCCGGAGCGCCTCCGCTGGGTCTATGAACGGATGCCGGAGGTGGCGGAGCTGGCCGGGCGGCGGGCCGCTCAGCTCAGCGGGGGCCAGCAGAAGCTGGTGGCCCTGGCCCGGGCGCTGATGCATGGGACCCGCCTGCTGCTCCTGGACGAGCCCTTTGAGGGGCTGGCGCCCGCTATGGCCCTTCGTCTGAGGGAGATCCTGCGGGGCCTGCGGACGGAGGGCATGGCCATCCTGGTGGCCGAGTCCGACCTCCACCGGGTCAGCGCCCTGGCAGAGCGCATCTACACTATTGAGCGGGGGGAGATCCAGGATCCCGGCGGGGGAGGGGAGTGA
- a CDS encoding alpha/beta fold hydrolase, which translates to MPFVELKTGIRMHYRDGGRGKPILFVPGYSATVDTWNYAVLDLHDRYRCICVDLRGHGDSDKPYSEYTYDEMCMDLQAFMEALDLRDVTFVGWSMGAGVGLKYVTRFNGDRRVTRLVMVAPATPRFVRTDSEPYGMTPEEAQAALEGIRRGLPEVMAAFADNNFKRTDMQATKTWFLYSHWLRMPAYVGYKYFKTLITEDLRDLLDQVDLPVLICHSRDDKVCHWGWVEYMAKRLKNCRVVWFENSGHALMVEEPDKFSQVLAEFIG; encoded by the coding sequence ATGCCGTTCGTGGAGCTGAAGACGGGGATCCGGATGCATTACCGGGACGGGGGGAGGGGCAAGCCCATCCTCTTCGTCCCCGGCTACAGCGCCACCGTGGACACCTGGAACTACGCGGTGCTGGATCTCCACGATCGCTACCGGTGCATCTGCGTGGATCTCCGGGGCCACGGGGATTCGGACAAGCCGTATTCCGAATACACCTACGATGAGATGTGCATGGACCTCCAGGCCTTCATGGAGGCCCTTGACCTGCGGGATGTGACCTTCGTGGGCTGGTCCATGGGGGCGGGGGTGGGCCTCAAATACGTGACCCGCTTCAACGGGGACCGGCGGGTGACGCGGCTGGTGATGGTGGCCCCGGCCACCCCGCGCTTCGTGCGCACCGACTCCGAGCCCTACGGGATGACCCCCGAGGAGGCCCAGGCCGCCCTGGAGGGGATCCGCCGGGGGCTGCCGGAGGTGATGGCGGCCTTCGCCGACAACAACTTCAAGCGAACCGACATGCAGGCCACCAAAACCTGGTTCCTCTATTCGCACTGGCTGCGGATGCCCGCTTATGTGGGCTACAAGTATTTCAAGACCCTGATCACCGAGGACCTGCGGGACCTCCTGGACCAGGTGGACCTCCCCGTGCTGATCTGCCACAGCCGGGACGACAAGGTCTGCCACTGGGGCTGGGTGGAGTATATGGCGAAGCGCCTGAAGAACTGCCGGGTGGTGTGGTTCGAAAACAGCGGCCATGCCCTCATGGTGGAGGAGCCGGACAAGTTCTCTCAAGTGCTGGCCGAATTCATCGGGTGA
- a CDS encoding branched-chain amino acid ABC transporter permease, with protein sequence MKLRRFGGLILIAGMAGLGLLLPGWSRFLLTLALARGLLVLGVALLMQAGLVSFGQGLFFAAGAYAVGFAARDLGIRDAGLGVALGAGAGLGIAALTGPLLARYRGIFFAMLTLAFSMILYGILVKAYRITGGTDGLRIPPPTFLGWSLPEEHLGSGLYLLTLACTAVMVFLIFRYLRSPLGYTVRAIRDNEVRVEYLGLSVSRALYITVLLVGAMGGLGGALSAMSVGHVDPNLAYWTTSGEFVFVALLGGTGNVFAPLAGSIVFEFLRTYAYKYIPYTWQMGLGLVMLAIVGFAPGGLWSLYELIARRMSGWTWSWKRGV encoded by the coding sequence ATGAAGCTCCGCCGCTTCGGAGGGCTGATCCTGATCGCGGGGATGGCCGGACTGGGGCTCCTCCTGCCCGGCTGGAGCCGGTTCCTGCTCACCCTGGCCCTGGCCCGAGGGCTGCTGGTGCTGGGGGTGGCGCTGCTGATGCAGGCGGGGCTGGTCTCCTTCGGGCAGGGGCTCTTCTTCGCCGCCGGGGCCTATGCGGTGGGGTTCGCCGCGCGGGACCTGGGGATCCGGGATGCAGGGCTGGGGGTGGCCCTGGGGGCCGGAGCGGGCCTGGGGATCGCGGCCCTCACCGGGCCCCTGCTGGCCCGCTACCGGGGGATCTTCTTCGCCATGCTCACCCTGGCCTTCTCCATGATCCTCTACGGGATCCTGGTGAAGGCCTACCGGATCACCGGCGGCACCGACGGGCTGCGCATTCCCCCTCCGACCTTTCTGGGCTGGAGCCTCCCCGAGGAGCACCTGGGCTCCGGCCTCTACCTGCTCACCCTCGCCTGCACGGCGGTGATGGTCTTCCTGATCTTCCGGTATCTCCGATCCCCCCTGGGCTACACCGTGCGGGCCATTCGGGACAACGAGGTGCGAGTGGAATACCTGGGGCTTTCGGTGAGCCGCGCCCTCTACATCACGGTGCTTCTCGTGGGGGCCATGGGCGGGCTGGGCGGGGCCCTGAGCGCGATGAGCGTGGGCCACGTTGACCCGAACCTGGCTTACTGGACCACCTCGGGGGAGTTCGTCTTCGTCGCTCTGCTCGGGGGGACGGGGAACGTCTTCGCCCCGCTGGCGGGATCCATCGTCTTCGAGTTCCTCCGGACCTACGCCTACAAATACATCCCTTACACCTGGCAGATGGGCCTGGGTCTGGTCATGCTGGCCATCGTGGGGTTCGCCCCCGGAGGGCTCTGGTCCCTCTACGAGCTCATCGCACGGAGGATGTCCGGATGGACGTGGTCCTGGAAACGCGGGGTCTGA
- a CDS encoding amidohydrolase, with protein MVRADFVVRGGRIYTLDPVNPRAEALAAWRGRILAVGRAAEIEGLIGPGTRVLDARGATVLPGFHDAHCHILLFGLSLVEVNLREATRIAEVVEAVAAHAARIPPGRWIRGGGYNENKLAERRHPTRYDLDPVSPHHPVWLSHISGHMGVANSLALERAGITRETPDPPGGRIVRDEGGEPTGVLLETAQELIKRVLPPYTLEEVKAALTAAGRRMAAEGITAAQDAWAGWIAPEEFRAYQEAVAEGLLPQRVWLLVDVERLRVQDERFDFAFGLHTGFGGDRLRLGAIKIFIDGSLIGRTAALRQPYADPPGVSGMLVQEPQGLVERVRRAHAGGWQVAMHAIGDRAIEAALDAIEEVMGPEAARFRPRIEHCGVVPPDLLHRLRRLRPIVVTQPRFLYELGEGFRAALGEERMAWTYPLASLRGVPLALSSDRPVVDGAPLRGLQAAVTRRTREGWALAPQEALTLEEALRAYTIGAAYAAFAEAELGTLEPGKWADLVVLGADPFETDPEALEAIPIWATVVGGQVVYEGR; from the coding sequence ATGGTTCGCGCGGACTTTGTGGTGCGAGGGGGCCGGATCTACACCCTGGATCCCGTGAACCCGCGGGCGGAGGCCCTGGCGGCCTGGCGCGGGCGCATCCTGGCCGTCGGGCGCGCGGCGGAGATCGAGGGCCTGATCGGCCCGGGCACCCGCGTCCTGGACGCCCGGGGGGCGACGGTGCTCCCCGGCTTCCACGACGCCCACTGCCATATCCTCCTGTTCGGGCTGAGCCTGGTGGAGGTCAACTTGCGGGAGGCGACCCGCATCGCCGAGGTCGTGGAGGCGGTGGCGGCCCACGCCGCCCGGATCCCCCCCGGCCGCTGGATCCGCGGCGGCGGCTACAACGAGAACAAGCTGGCCGAGCGCCGCCATCCCACCCGCTACGATCTGGACCCGGTTTCTCCGCATCACCCGGTCTGGCTCTCCCACATCTCGGGCCATATGGGGGTGGCCAACTCCCTGGCCCTGGAGCGGGCCGGGATCACCCGCGAGACCCCGGATCCCCCCGGCGGCCGAATCGTCCGGGACGAGGGCGGCGAGCCGACGGGGGTGCTCCTGGAGACGGCCCAGGAGCTCATCAAGCGGGTCCTTCCCCCTTACACTCTGGAGGAGGTGAAGGCGGCCCTGACCGCGGCCGGCCGCCGCATGGCCGCCGAGGGGATCACCGCCGCCCAGGACGCGTGGGCGGGATGGATCGCCCCGGAGGAGTTCCGGGCCTACCAGGAGGCGGTGGCCGAGGGGCTGCTCCCCCAGCGGGTGTGGCTCTTAGTGGACGTGGAGCGCCTGCGGGTGCAGGACGAGCGCTTCGACTTCGCCTTCGGCCTCCACACCGGGTTCGGGGGCGACCGCCTGCGGCTGGGGGCCATCAAGATCTTCATCGACGGCTCCCTCATCGGCCGGACTGCCGCCCTGCGTCAGCCCTACGCCGATCCCCCCGGCGTCTCCGGAATGCTGGTGCAGGAGCCCCAAGGGCTCGTGGAGCGGGTGCGCCGGGCCCACGCGGGCGGGTGGCAGGTGGCCATGCACGCCATCGGCGACCGCGCCATCGAGGCGGCTTTGGACGCCATCGAGGAAGTGATGGGGCCGGAGGCGGCCCGGTTCCGTCCCCGCATTGAACACTGCGGCGTCGTGCCGCCCGACTTGCTCCACCGCCTCCGCCGCCTGCGGCCGATAGTGGTCACCCAGCCCCGCTTCCTTTACGAGCTCGGAGAGGGGTTTCGGGCCGCCCTGGGGGAGGAGCGGATGGCCTGGACCTATCCCCTGGCTTCCCTTCGGGGCGTGCCGCTGGCGTTGAGCTCCGATCGCCCCGTGGTGGACGGCGCGCCCCTCCGGGGCCTCCAGGCCGCCGTCACCCGGCGGACGCGGGAGGGCTGGGCGCTGGCGCCTCAGGAGGCGTTGACCCTGGAGGAAGCCCTGCGGGCCTACACCATAGGAGCCGCCTACGCCGCCTTCGCCGAGGCCGAGCTGGGCACCCTCGAGCCGGGCAAATGGGCCGATTTGGTCGTCCTCGGCGCGGATCCCTTCGAAACCGATCCGGAGGCCCTGGAGGCGATCCCCATCTGGGCCACCGTAGTCGGAGGGCAGGTGGTGTATGAGGGCAGGTGA